ATGCATAATATTGTAGGTTTATCCATTGGGCTACCGTTGCAGGTCCAGATATGATTTTGGTGAGTAGTGCTCCATTCGGATCTTTCTGCCAATTATAGTTATGGAGGAACGCTCTCCCGCTTAAATTACGTGTTTTGGTTAACTGACGCTCACCAATTATAAATGCTGCATTACCTGCAAGCCCCCATTCCTGGACGAACCTCGCTCCAATCTTCTGCGAAGCGCTGTGCCTCAAGGCTCGGATCTTTGTTAGTATTACCAACATTCGGTAACTTTGATATCCGTTCTGCATTGGCTTCATTTCTGACAATGGTTAATGTTTCTTTGACTTGAACGAATGTTGCTTGAGCCTCATCTGACAAGGTTGGTACATAATGCCAACGCAATTCATCGAGTGTTGTGATATGTTCTGCTGCAGTAAACACAGTTTCTTTCGGAATGAAAATTCCTTCTTTTTCGAGTGTCTGTCTTACCTCTGGAAGGTTACACAACCTCGCCAGTACTTGTGCATTAAAGCTGCTTGATGCCCCACCGCATGCACCACAGTCCAAAGCAGATGAGTATGGATTATTTGTACTGTGACTTCCATGACCGCAAATCACTACTAAAGGTGCGAATTTCTCTGTGAGCCCCATCATTTTTAAAGCCTGCCGTACATATTGTACTTTCTGTTCATCGGTAAATCCAATCGGGAGCTCAGACTCTGATGTGTGGTTATGATCAATTGAAAGTTCAGTAACAGGTTTGTTGTGCCATTTTTCATGAAGCCTACGGAATACTAGACCTGCTCCCCGAGGAATAAAACTCCGTGCCAATGTTTGAACGCTTTGCCAAGGTCCACTTATTTCCGGTAGCACCATACTTGCAAACAGATTCTGTTTCATCGTTTTAAATGTATAACTTAGAGCACCGCTCGCTTGTTTCCGTTGTTGATATAAATTTAATTCGGGCTCAGTTGAAGATTCCATTACCTTTAATTCCGGTTTGAACATAACAGGCAAGGAGTTGTGGCTGTGATGGCTGCCAAGCTCACTCTTTTCAATCGGCAATCCGAAAAAGCCGGCTGATTCCCAAGGTCTCAAAATCTCCTGCTTCTTCAAGTTTTCGGCGAAAAACCTCTGAACGAACATCAATACAAAATACAAATTGAGCTTTTGTTTGCTTCACGTTTTCTTTCTCCGAATCTTGTTTTGAGGTTATCGTCTGCATTAACTGATTTTCGTAAGTTTTTTCCCATGCCTCGAGCCAAAGTAATTTGTGGAGAATCCTATCAAAATGATAGGCCAGTGTCAATCGAGCCATTATTTCTTTAGCAGAGAATTTTGACCATGCATTGATTGGCAGTTTACCCCAATCTATCCAAGTTAAAATCAATGATTCTACATTCACTTTATTGTCTAAAGTTTGCTTAGGCAACGGAAGATGCGGTTTGACCAAAATGGCTTCCATTGATATTCGAACAGCTAGATATTCCATTAGCAATGAATTTTCTTGAGGCGATTCCTTAGAACGCCACAGCATCATTCCTGCCCACCCTGGCAAGGCAAGTAAATGTGCTTCCAGATAGTTCTGTATCTTCGAATTCGGGATTTCAAGTGCTAATAATGCTTCTTTTAAAGCATGGTCAGCCTCCATATTTAGATTCTTAAGTTGACTTTGTTGTTTTTTGTTAAGTGATGGGTCGTATTGGACAAGTCTCCTCCAAGCATAATAGAATCCTTTTTCGCGATTTGGCATGGACCAGACAGAATGAGTTTGATTCAAGAACAATTTACACCACTTGATTATATGACTATTAAGTTCCTGAGCGACCCTTTCACCGTTCAAGTTTTCGAGGCGCTGACTTTTCGTCTGTATGCCATGTTCTTTGGAGATTTGGGTATAAAACTTATTTAATTTTTTTGCTAAAATCTTTACTTCAGGAGTGGATACGGTATGACCTGATTGCTTTTCCAAGTTCAGACCTGCCAAACAATACCGCTCCACCTCCTCTCTTTGCAGATCCAAATTTTGAGAATCAAGCCATTGTTGAAGGCTCTCTTCAAGAAAATCCTGATTAATCTCTCCCCTTTTCCATGCCGACAGGAAAATTGATTCATTCGGCAATAGATCAACATTACAAGTATGTTGAAATCTGCGTGCTACTTGTTCAAATGGTTGTTCTTCTAATCCCACCCAGGGATTTCGCGCTGCAAACGTGTTAATAGGACCCAGGGGTGCAATTGACTTACTGGCTGCTTTAACCAAATCGCAAATATTAAGATCAAGAAAATCAGGTTCTTTTTCCCAATTTAATACTTTTGCTAAACTGGTATTCATGGTTATTTACCTCCTCGATACAAGATTTGTGTCAAATACTTAGGATGGCTTTCTATCAAATTCTGATGTGGCTCTCCCACTCGTACGAACCAAAGATAAATGATTGCAAAGGTTGTTGATGTTCGGTTACGGGAGAACCAGGCACCTAAAATGCTGATCATCAACAAGACTAGCACTAGCAAAATTGCCGCGAAGGTGGGAGGTTGTATTCCTGTATGAATGGTTTTTTCTAACAATTTATAAAAGACTGAATGGATCATCGTGTAAAGAAGCGCTGCTCCAGCAAATATAGAAAATCCGGCCATTCGAGCGATATGCCCGTTGCCAGTAGCCACTAATTGCGTCCATGCAAGGAACACTGACCATCCTAAAGCTACTGAGCTTATCATTTGATATGCCTCTCCATGCGAAGAAAGCCAATAACCAATAGCTACCATTCCACTAAAGATAACTCCTGAAATTGTCCATATATTTAACGTTTGCTTTATTTTCTCAAGATTTGTTTCATGTTGACGAATGGCAGATCCCGACTGTAGGAATAACGTGGATTTAAACAGCCCATGTAATACTGCATGAATGATAGCAGCCAAATAGGCACCTAATGCACATTGAATGAGCATGAACCCCATTTGTGCAATCGTAGATCCAACCAGTTGCCGTTTATAATCAACTTGAACTAACATAATTCCAGTTCCTATTAATACAGAAAGACTGGATATAACGAGTAAAACATACTGTGCTGAATCCCCGTTAAAAAAAGGTGCGAAACGAGTTAACATCATTCCACCCGCATTTACGATACCCGCATGCATTACTGCAGATATAGGTGTTGGGGCAACAACCGAATCTAACAACCAGCGTTGGAACGGCCATTGTGCGGCAGGTATAATGACACTTAGGATGAACAGTAAATTTATACTTGTTTTCTCCCATGTAGCGAATTGCGCCAAGCTATTTTGGGAAAGAACTTGAGATAACTGCCAGTGCCCTGTTACTTGCGTTACCCAAATGATGACGAATACTAAGATAATCCAGCTAATGGCAAAAATTCGTCCCGTAACCCCAGCTGCATTTCTTGCCACTTGCCATTCTTTTTTTAAACCGATGAGCAAAGTAAGCCCAAGAAGGGTTACACCCCAGAAAAACAACAGTAGGCGAAGATCGTTGCTAAGCCAAGTAAGTGAGTCAGCTGCTGTGGTAATGGTAAGAAGTGCAAAATATTTTCGGTAATTTTTGTCACCAAGTAAGTAATGAACAGAATAGCGCTGGGCAATTAATCCTACTATTAAAACAAACAAGGCTAAAAGCCATGTTAAGTTATCAAAGCGCCAAGGCCCCAAGCTCACCCCCCCATGGTCAGAAACAAGAGCTACCAGTGCAACTACCTGGGGCAACGAATTTATACCGATATGAATTCGGACAAAATGTAAGGGAACTTTTGGGCTTATTAGGAATAATGAGCTAAGTACAGACACTGCGAGCAATATAAAAAATACGATTGGCAAGGAAACTATCATGCCGCATTCCCCCATTGCAATGAAGCAGCCAAATTTCCGTAAACATAAATCTTCATCATTTGCTTCATTTTGTTACTTCCTCTCTACTATTTTTTTAGACAAACAAAAAAACCGACAATTTTATAAGTCTAAGGGTTCTTCCAAACCATTAAACTCCTAAATTGTCGGTTTACTATTAACTAGCCAATGTTGGTTTTTTACATAGTCTACCAATTATACAAATTTTCTTCATTTACTTATAAAAAGTTTATTCAACTTTGTTCAAAAAATGCCTTTCCAATAGGATTACTTTTTCATCTAGTCAACTATTAACTTTATGCTAAAGCAATCTTTATTAACAGAATCTTTTAAACAATTATTATAGTGGATATGTTACTATCTATTTACCTTTCTGTCAAGTTC
The DNA window shown above is from Bacillus sp. T3 and carries:
- a CDS encoding NADH dehydrogenase subunit 5, producing the protein MGECGMIVSLPIVFFILLAVSVLSSLFLISPKVPLHFVRIHIGINSLPQVVALVALVSDHGGVSLGPWRFDNLTWLLALFVLIVGLIAQRYSVHYLLGDKNYRKYFALLTITTAADSLTWLSNDLRLLLFFWGVTLLGLTLLIGLKKEWQVARNAAGVTGRIFAISWIILVFVIIWVTQVTGHWQLSQVLSQNSLAQFATWEKTSINLLFILSVIIPAAQWPFQRWLLDSVVAPTPISAVMHAGIVNAGGMMLTRFAPFFNGDSAQYVLLVISSLSVLIGTGIMLVQVDYKRQLVGSTIAQMGFMLIQCALGAYLAAIIHAVLHGLFKSTLFLQSGSAIRQHETNLEKIKQTLNIWTISGVIFSGMVAIGYWLSSHGEAYQMISSVALGWSVFLAWTQLVATGNGHIARMAGFSIFAGAALLYTMIHSVFYKLLEKTIHTGIQPPTFAAILLVLVLLMISILGAWFSRNRTSTTFAIIYLWFVRVGEPHQNLIESHPKYLTQILYRGGK